A stretch of DNA from Staphylococcus sp. KG4-3:
ACCCATCGCATCTATATCGTAACCATTCACTTCTATCGCTTTTTCTGACACTAATTTTCTAATGGTCATGACTCATTACGCTCCTTATATAATTACGTAGAATGCTACAACTCAATGTTATAAATATAGTAATACGCAAATTCACCAATATAAACTTCATCTATAATACATTACTTTAATGCAAACATAATAATAGTTTTTAGTTTATTGCTATTTATCCTGTATAATTTCAGGAAGCAATTGTTGAATACGCGTTCTTGTTGCCTGTGTGTAACCTTGTAATCCACCTGTATGAATAAATAAAATATTATTTTGATTGTCGTAGCTACCAGCTTTAATTTCTTCAACTAAACCTCTAAAGGCTTTTCCTGTGTAAGTTGGGTCTAAAATAATCCCTTCTTGTTGGGCAATATCTATATAAAATTGCAATTCTTCATCTGTTGCTTGTCCATAACCAAGACCAATATAATCATCATTGATAGATATCATGTCAAATGATGATATACTATCATCTAAATGAGTTAATATTTCGATTATTTTTGTTTTAAATTCATGCGCACTTTGAGTGACTGCGAACCCCATGATATTTTTATTTAAACCGTCTTTTATATTACCGTACCAAAGACCAGCATAAGTTCCTCCAGAACCGACGGCTAAATTAATTGAATCGAATTGGACGTCCATCTCTTTTTCTTGTTCAACAATTTCATTAAAAGCATTGATATAACCGTGTGATCCTATCCAATCAGAAGCGCCTGCTGGTATCGCAAATGTCCGTTCTCCTTGTTTTTCTAATTCATTTTGTAATGCTTCCATTGCTTCTTCTCTTGAAGCTGATGGCTCAATGATATGAATATGCGCCCCCAACATCGCATCTAAAAATAGATTTCCTTCAAACTCTGCCAAGTTACCTCGAAGTACTAAATGACATGTTATGTTGAATTGTGCACATAATGCAGCGGTCGCTCTTGCGTGATTTGATGTTATTGCCCCTGTTGTGATTACTGTATCATAGCCATTATCCAAGACATATTGCAAGGTATATTCTAATTTACGCACCTTGTTACCAGAAATTTCAGTTCCAGTATAGTCATCTCTTTTAATATAAATATTTTTACCTAAAGTCTCACTTAACTGTTCTAATTTATGAATAGGCGTTTTCAAATTAGCTACATTTAATTTGTTTTGTAACATTTTTCTTTCCTCCATTTAGTCATATTTGGTTATGGTTCTGGTATAAAGACAGTTGCTTCACTATTGTCCGGGTAATAAAAACCATTCGGTACTGTTTGTAACTCAATTAAACTCCCCCATGGTGTTTTAACATATACTGTTTGATTACCGGCCGTATCTTCATATCTTGTATTAGCATGTGGCTCAGATACTGGTATACCTCCAGCTTGTTTAACTTGAGCTAGTGTGTTATCAAAGTCATCCACATAAAATGAAATATGTGTAAATCCTATATCCTGTAAAGATATCGGATTATTTTGTGTAGCATGCTTAAATTCAAACATCTCTATGTTAGGGCCATTATTAAATACCATCATTCTTTTTTTTATAATTACTGCCTCTTCTTCAATATTCAAAACATGTTCAATATGTGGCCCTCCTCGCGGCTCGTCTGCTTTAGTCTGGCTATCATACGCAATTTTACCGTTTAAAGCTTCTTTAAAAAACTGAGTAGCACTTTCAATGTCAGGAACTGTTAATCCTATATGGTTTATGCCTCTAGTAAGTTCCATATACTCCCTCCTAATAACAAATTATCTTTGTCGCTGCTCAAATTGCTTTTTAAGTAGGACATATCTATTCATGTCTCTATAATTTTCACCATCAAAGATGTCTTCTACATCTGTAGCTAGAAAAGTAAATCCTGTTTTTTCAGCTACTTTGTTACTGGCTATATTTCTAACATCAGCTTTAATTATAAGTTTGTTAAGAGATAACGTTTCAAACGCAAAGTGACATAAATGATTAACACAATTTGTTACTATGTTTTTACCCGTATATCCTTCAGCTATCCAATAACCTACTTCAGCTTTATTATTATTATCATCTATTTTATGTAAATCAACAGTACCTATAAGTGTTGTTTCATAGTAAATTAAAAACAATCTCGCTTTATTGTCCGCATGCTGCTGAATCATCATTTTTAAATATGCACGTTCATCTTCAATCGTCACATCGTCTGTTATAAAACCTAAAAATGGTGACAAGTGTTTAAAATTATTTTTAATTGTTCTATATAGTGATTCCGCCATATTTAATTCTGGTGGGACTAATGATACTTTCGACATTACATTCATTGTTGGTTTATATTTCATTTTTATCACCCATTACTTTCTCTTTTCTTAATTCTAATAATATTTACAATTTCAGAATATTTCAACATTTTTATTTTCGTGTGAATTCCTGAGCTAATAAAAAAGCTCGAGACATATCGTATTATGCCTCGAACTCTTTTAGTTTTAATTTTATAATTTATTATTTTTGACTAATTTTCATAATTACTTCATCAATAGATACATTTTTTGCATCGGCTGTTTCAATTGTACGATCTTCTAAATTTGTTATGATTAAAGGTGTTACAATACTTGGTGCATTAGACTTAATATAGTCTAAATCAACCTTCATAAGTGGTTGACCTTTCTTAATAGAATCTCCAGTATTCACAAGACTTTCAAAACCTTCACCATTTAACTTAACTGTATCGATGCCTATATGAATCAATAATTCTATGCCTTGTTCAGATTCTAACCCAATAGCATGTTTTGTCGGGAAGATTGTTTTAACTGTCCCATCAAATGGCGCTACAATTTCTCCATTTTCTGGAATAAAACCTACACCATCACCCATCATTTTTTGAGCAAATACTTGATCTGGCACTTCTGACAAAGGAATAAGTTGTCCATTACCCGGAGCATAAACCTCTGTTTCTGATACTTTATTTAATTGAACAGTATTTTCCTCATCTTCTTCAGTGATTGTAGTCTCACTAGGT
This window harbors:
- a CDS encoding D-cysteine desulfhydrase family protein, whose translation is MLQNKLNVANLKTPIHKLEQLSETLGKNIYIKRDDYTGTEISGNKVRKLEYTLQYVLDNGYDTVITTGAITSNHARATAALCAQFNITCHLVLRGNLAEFEGNLFLDAMLGAHIHIIEPSASREEAMEALQNELEKQGERTFAIPAGASDWIGSHGYINAFNEIVEQEKEMDVQFDSINLAVGSGGTYAGLWYGNIKDGLNKNIMGFAVTQSAHEFKTKIIEILTHLDDSISSFDMISINDDYIGLGYGQATDEELQFYIDIAQQEGIILDPTYTGKAFRGLVEEIKAGSYDNQNNILFIHTGGLQGYTQATRTRIQQLLPEIIQDK
- a CDS encoding VOC family protein, whose protein sequence is MELTRGINHIGLTVPDIESATQFFKEALNGKIAYDSQTKADEPRGGPHIEHVLNIEEEAVIIKKRMMVFNNGPNIEMFEFKHATQNNPISLQDIGFTHISFYVDDFDNTLAQVKQAGGIPVSEPHANTRYEDTAGNQTVYVKTPWGSLIELQTVPNGFYYPDNSEATVFIPEP
- a CDS encoding GNAT family N-acetyltransferase — protein: MKYKPTMNVMSKVSLVPPELNMAESLYRTIKNNFKHLSPFLGFITDDVTIEDERAYLKMMIQQHADNKARLFLIYYETTLIGTVDLHKIDDNNNKAEVGYWIAEGYTGKNIVTNCVNHLCHFAFETLSLNKLIIKADVRNIASNKVAEKTGFTFLATDVEDIFDGENYRDMNRYVLLKKQFEQRQR